The Candidatus Zixiibacteriota bacterium genome includes a region encoding these proteins:
- the larC gene encoding nickel pincer cofactor biosynthesis protein LarC produces MKIAYFDTICGAAGDMIIASMLNCGLDFERLKLELAKLPLDGYNLRKETTSRHHIAATRFIVEIEETHSHRRLKDIENIINDSSLKEKIKMQAVEIFRKLAKVEAKAHGETVDNVHFHEVGMVDAIIDVCGAVIGLDLLGIEKAYCSPLTVGHGIVNTQHGTMPVPAPAVSELIVGYPVVQVDISGEITTPTGAVLLTTLCTFAKPGQFMPQAIGYGAGTKDHKALPNFLRLFIGESQAELEGDEIALIETNLDRTPPEQIGYLMNNLFAAKALDVFITPIQMKKNRPGQMLSVLCCIEDEKKLAGIIFSSGATLGLRRKRVQRWKLPREKKTISTKYGEISVKLANYEGKALYFPEYESVAKTARQAMMNFDDVYFEILSQLRKES; encoded by the coding sequence ATGAAAATAGCTTACTTTGATACAATATGCGGAGCGGCGGGCGATATGATTATCGCCTCGATGCTTAACTGCGGCCTCGATTTCGAACGGTTGAAATTAGAACTGGCCAAGCTTCCCCTTGATGGTTATAATCTGCGAAAAGAAACAACCTCAAGACATCATATAGCCGCAACTCGGTTCATTGTCGAGATTGAGGAAACTCATTCACATCGCCGCTTGAAAGATATCGAAAATATTATTAACGATTCCAGCTTAAAAGAAAAAATCAAAATGCAAGCTGTTGAGATATTCCGCAAGCTGGCTAAGGTAGAGGCGAAAGCGCATGGCGAAACAGTCGATAATGTCCATTTTCATGAGGTGGGTATGGTCGATGCTATCATCGATGTCTGCGGCGCGGTTATCGGGCTTGATTTGCTTGGCATAGAAAAAGCATATTGCTCGCCTTTAACGGTAGGTCATGGCATCGTAAACACTCAGCACGGAACAATGCCGGTACCGGCGCCCGCTGTCAGTGAATTGATAGTCGGCTATCCGGTTGTTCAGGTTGATATTTCGGGTGAAATTACAACCCCGACCGGAGCTGTTTTGCTCACCACTCTGTGTACGTTTGCTAAGCCCGGTCAATTTATGCCTCAAGCTATCGGATATGGCGCAGGCACGAAAGACCATAAAGCTCTGCCTAATTTCTTGAGATTATTCATAGGTGAATCGCAGGCTGAGCTGGAAGGCGACGAAATTGCCCTTATAGAGACTAATCTCGACCGGACTCCGCCTGAGCAAATAGGTTATTTAATGAATAATCTATTTGCCGCAAAGGCGCTGGATGTTTTCATTACGCCTATTCAGATGAAGAAAAACCGTCCCGGACAGATGCTTTCGGTTTTATGCTGTATCGAGGATGAGAAAAAATTAGCCGGGATAATATTTTCCTCCGGGGCTACTCTTGGGTTAAGACGCAAGCGAGTTCAGAGATGGAAACTTCCCCGCGAGAAAAAAACTATAAGCACAAAGTATGGCGAAATATCGGTAAAGCTTGCAAATTATGAAGGTAAAGCATTATATTTCCCCGAATATGAGTCTGTGGCCAAAACGGCCAGGCAGGCTATGATGAATTTTGATGATGTGTATTTTGAAATACTAAGTCAGCTTAGAAAGGAGTCCTAA
- a CDS encoding metallophosphoesterase family protein: MRLAFFSDVHANLAALNAVILDFRAEKIDRIFFLGDAVGYGPNPNECVELIDEIAEIKLMGNHDYAALGLMKTDYFNQYAAESMSWTKDSISQKAIEILSDFEITSEVDNFMLVHASPKEPDQWHYILDMDDVVENFEYFKNQICLIGHTHRPYIVTRDEEGSCSISQKEQENICDNKRYLINIGSVGQPRDSDPRSCYLICDTEKKIVRLKRIAYNLNETQKQMSKAGLPEYLIERLAVGR, encoded by the coding sequence ATGAGACTTGCGTTTTTTTCAGATGTTCATGCCAATTTAGCAGCTTTAAATGCTGTAATTCTCGATTTTCGCGCCGAGAAAATCGATAGGATATTCTTCTTAGGCGATGCGGTCGGTTATGGTCCCAATCCCAATGAGTGCGTCGAGCTTATTGATGAAATAGCAGAAATAAAGCTGATGGGCAACCATGATTATGCTGCCTTAGGCCTGATGAAAACCGATTATTTTAATCAATATGCCGCAGAATCGATGAGTTGGACAAAGGATTCAATAAGCCAGAAAGCTATTGAAATACTTAGTGATTTCGAGATTACCAGCGAGGTCGATAATTTCATGCTTGTTCACGCCTCGCCAAAAGAACCGGACCAATGGCATTATATTCTTGATATGGATGATGTTGTTGAAAACTTTGAGTATTTCAAAAATCAAATATGCCTTATCGGACATACTCATCGACCATATATTGTTACTCGAGATGAGGAGGGGAGCTGCAGTATTTCACAGAAAGAACAAGAAAATATATGTGATAACAAGCGATATCTAATTAATATCGGTTCGGTCGGTCAGCCTCGCGATAGCGACCCTAGAAGCTGTTATTTAATATGCGATACAGAAAAAAAAATAGTGAGGCTTAAAAGAATCGCTTACAATTTAAACGAAACGCAAAAGCAAATGTCCAAAGCGGGCTTGCCGGAATATCTAATTGAAAGACTTGCCGTTGGACGCTAA
- a CDS encoding FHA domain-containing protein produces MPEIIVKFQDKIIEKFITEKRRVTVGRTPDNDIALDNRGVSRRHAIIEFSDKQAIIMDNESLNGTFVNSRKITEEVLKDNDTITIGKYSLIYNHETSKDDNVFGMDGTMVLKTKHQKELLEKDKLAKQLTSDAGCSILMGEHGTEHDKYPLSPAIVTIGSSKLANIKAKGWFVSGVQAKVVQDGTDYWVVNLGRKGKTLVNGEIVDRYMLKNDDLVQIGKTLFRFIENRD; encoded by the coding sequence ATGCCCGAGATAATCGTCAAATTTCAAGACAAAATTATTGAAAAATTTATTACCGAAAAAAGGAGAGTAACGGTTGGTCGAACCCCGGATAATGATATTGCGCTCGACAATAGAGGGGTTTCGCGCCGTCATGCGATAATTGAGTTTAGCGATAAACAGGCGATTATTATGGATAATGAATCGCTGAACGGCACTTTTGTTAATTCGCGTAAAATCACTGAGGAAGTTCTTAAGGACAATGATACCATAACCATCGGTAAATACAGCCTGATTTACAATCATGAAACAAGTAAAGATGACAATGTATTTGGCATGGATGGCACTATGGTTTTAAAAACCAAACACCAAAAAGAACTTCTTGAGAAAGATAAATTAGCAAAACAGTTGACAAGTGATGCAGGCTGCTCTATTCTTATGGGAGAGCATGGAACCGAACATGATAAGTATCCCTTATCGCCTGCCATAGTAACAATTGGCAGTTCCAAGCTCGCTAACATTAAAGCCAAAGGCTGGTTCGTTTCCGGTGTTCAGGCCAAGGTTGTTCAGGATGGAACAGATTATTGGGTGGTGAACTTGGGAAGAAAAGGAAAAACTCTTGTTAATGGCGAGATTGTGGATCGTTATATGTTAAAAAACGATGATCTTGTCCAAATAGGCAAAACTTTGTTCCGTTTTATAGAGAATAGAGATTAA
- a CDS encoding T9SS type A sorting domain-containing protein — MKVILAALIIAVFICGSCFAAEFSNIAPMKSIKALTGQEPLPDGNAVPYQPGAILDSPGIIVGTTYYDYQTNGSTGNRVAICSDGSKYFNWMYMSDWPNLPRHVYHNWMDADGNLNPNAIDGQVNCDAGAGYTNLDIIYNSRGCFTYHSSGGTAPTYVTVSVDNQMPGMGLFEHYNPPDELFPQTQDSPGRCYWPYVCVDRSDNIHVVMTEYTDRRLSRMAYCNSTDDGTSWGTLQFVDTVMVTSSVIDASPVSDRVALAYSRTTDTTTQWRNDIYYVVSDDGTLWNFRYGRNNITNYADDDDSLFAYTDLDIIFDYNDNIHIVWTDQGCSLNYVYFRTNLKHWDEESGEIEEIMHHPDSLWTIENIEGVFNRPISKMNLGVSGSDSLFCTFTYFDTSDVSAGGFANGEIYLVYKYNGAWYGPQNLTNSPSNGCIPGECDSDHWSTLADVVDDSLHILYINDKDAGGIPQTEGTPTENPVMYLTCLKPYIPGIDEDDNHPMNFSLSQNYPNPFNSRTVINYSLLKPSQVQLAIYDIFGRHVETLVDESQPAGCYEAIWNADGAASGIYYYKIRTGGKSATKQMVLLK; from the coding sequence ATGAAAGTTATTTTAGCGGCGCTGATAATAGCAGTATTTATATGCGGCAGCTGTTTTGCAGCCGAGTTTTCAAATATTGCGCCTATGAAAAGCATTAAAGCCCTAACCGGTCAGGAACCGCTTCCGGATGGCAATGCTGTACCATATCAACCCGGAGCGATTCTTGATTCTCCGGGCATTATTGTTGGCACAACTTATTACGATTATCAGACGAATGGCTCAACCGGCAATCGTGTGGCTATTTGCAGTGATGGCTCCAAGTATTTTAACTGGATGTATATGTCTGATTGGCCGAATTTGCCCCGCCATGTTTATCACAATTGGATGGATGCTGACGGCAACCTGAATCCGAATGCTATCGATGGACAGGTTAACTGTGATGCCGGCGCTGGCTACACTAATTTGGATATTATCTACAACAGCCGCGGTTGTTTTACATACCATTCCTCAGGCGGAACCGCTCCGACTTATGTTACCGTATCTGTCGATAATCAAATGCCCGGAATGGGACTCTTCGAACACTATAACCCGCCGGATGAACTGTTCCCGCAAACTCAGGACAGCCCCGGCAGGTGTTATTGGCCTTATGTGTGCGTTGACCGCAGCGATAATATTCATGTTGTTATGACAGAATATACCGACCGCCGTCTTTCGCGAATGGCGTACTGCAATTCAACCGATGACGGCACAAGCTGGGGAACACTGCAGTTTGTCGATACTGTTATGGTTACCAGCAGCGTTATTGACGCTTCACCTGTTTCCGATAGAGTGGCATTAGCCTATTCAAGAACTACTGATACTACAACCCAGTGGCGCAATGATATTTACTATGTTGTTTCTGATGATGGCACCTTATGGAATTTTCGTTACGGCAGAAATAATATCACCAACTATGCCGATGACGATGATTCATTGTTTGCTTATACCGATCTTGATATCATCTTCGACTACAATGACAATATCCATATAGTCTGGACAGACCAGGGGTGTTCGCTTAACTATGTTTATTTTCGCACCAATCTTAAGCATTGGGATGAGGAATCAGGTGAAATCGAAGAAATCATGCACCATCCGGATTCATTATGGACGATAGAAAACATCGAAGGCGTTTTTAACCGTCCTATAAGCAAGATGAATCTTGGCGTTAGCGGAAGCGACAGCCTGTTTTGCACATTCACCTATTTCGATACTTCCGATGTTTCTGCCGGCGGTTTCGCTAATGGCGAGATATATTTGGTCTATAAATATAATGGCGCTTGGTATGGACCACAAAATCTAACTAACTCACCATCGAACGGTTGTATCCCTGGCGAATGCGACAGCGACCACTGGTCAACGTTAGCCGATGTTGTCGATGATTCTCTGCATATCCTGTATATAAACGATAAAGATGCCGGCGGAATCCCCCAAACAGAGGGAACTCCAACTGAAAACCCGGTAATGTATCTAACATGCTTAAAACCGTATATTCCGGGCATAGACGAAGACGATAACCATCCGATGAATTTCAGTCTCAGCCAGAACTATCCCAATCCATTCAACTCGCGAACAGTAATCAATTACAGTTTGCTAAAACCGTCGCAAGTGCAGCTTGCCATCTATGACATCTTCGGCAGGCATGTCGAAACTTTGGTCGATGAATCTCAGCCAGCAGGCTGTTATGAGGCAATCTGGAATGCCGATGGCGCTGCTTCCGGCATATATTACTATAAAATCCGTACAGGAGGAAAAAGCGCAACAAAACAGATGGTTCTTTTGAAATAG
- the dusB gene encoding tRNA dihydrouridine synthase DusB, which produces MRLNFKIYKQVMLAPAAGVTDSITRRIARKWGADVCVTEMVSTEGLIRNGKKTKALMNFDETERPIGIQLFGSNPDHMAEAARLAADFNPDFIDLNFGCPARKVVSKNGGASLLMNLPKLEQIIKSVVTAVDLPVTIKYRSGWDDKNIAAIETAKIAEANGIAAVCLHPRTVKQRFAGTANWAYIQQVKEAVAIPVIGSGDIDSPEKAKLMLDQTGCDAVMICRASFGNPWIFKRAKHYIQTGELLPEPDVDTRIAVALEHLRLSVREYGTWHGLIRMRSKLSWYIKGLPQASRLRSKLVLLPSEKDVINLLESYKNYLKDKDYEPTDYKTDSA; this is translated from the coding sequence ATGCGGCTAAACTTTAAGATATATAAACAGGTTATGCTGGCTCCGGCGGCGGGTGTTACAGATTCAATCACTCGCAGGATTGCCCGAAAATGGGGTGCGGATGTCTGTGTAACGGAAATGGTATCCACCGAAGGATTAATCCGTAATGGCAAGAAAACCAAGGCGTTAATGAATTTCGACGAGACCGAAAGGCCAATAGGAATTCAGCTCTTTGGCTCCAATCCCGACCATATGGCTGAAGCCGCCCGCCTTGCCGCTGATTTTAACCCCGATTTCATCGACCTGAATTTTGGCTGTCCGGCTCGCAAAGTTGTGTCAAAAAATGGCGGCGCTTCTTTGCTTATGAATTTACCAAAACTCGAGCAAATAATTAAAAGTGTTGTAACAGCTGTCGATTTGCCGGTAACTATTAAATACCGCTCGGGCTGGGATGACAAAAATATAGCCGCAATTGAGACTGCTAAAATAGCAGAGGCTAATGGCATAGCCGCAGTCTGCCTTCACCCGCGCACTGTAAAACAGAGATTTGCGGGAACAGCCAATTGGGCATATATCCAACAGGTGAAAGAAGCCGTTGCTATACCTGTTATCGGTTCCGGAGATATAGACAGCCCCGAAAAGGCGAAGCTAATGCTCGACCAGACCGGCTGTGATGCTGTCATGATTTGCCGGGCTTCGTTTGGCAATCCCTGGATATTTAAAAGAGCAAAACATTATATTCAAACCGGCGAGCTTCTTCCTGAACCTGATGTCGATACTCGAATAGCCGTCGCCCTTGAACATCTGCGTCTGTCGGTTCGGGAATATGGAACATGGCATGGATTAATCCGCATGAGAAGCAAACTAAGCTGGTATATTAAAGGGCTTCCGCAGGCATCGAGGTTAAGGTCAAAACTTGTCTTGCTGCCATCCGAAAAAGATGTTATAAACCTGTTGGAAAGCTATAAAAATTATTTAAAAGATAAGGATTATGAACCCACAGATTATAAAACAGATTCTGCATGA
- the larB gene encoding nickel pincer cofactor biosynthesis protein LarB codes for MNPQIIKQILHDVKTGKISLDEALGKLKYLPFENLGFANIDHHRTLRTGMPEVIFAPGKTAVQIIKLVKGMKKTGIDVLITRTDLKIYKMVKDKYKSAIYNPDARIIHIPTRKKKTVSDDIILVISAGTSDIPVAEEAAITAEVMGNKVTRIFDVGVAGIHRLLAHKASLEKASVIIVVAGMEGALASVVGGLTDVPVIAVPTSIGYGASFNGISALLGMLNSCVPGVVVVNIDNGFGAACAANLIIKKKK; via the coding sequence ATGAACCCACAGATTATAAAACAGATTCTGCATGATGTGAAAACTGGCAAAATATCCTTAGATGAAGCTCTGGGAAAATTAAAATACCTGCCGTTTGAAAATCTCGGTTTTGCCAATATAGACCATCATCGCACCCTGCGCACCGGCATGCCGGAGGTGATATTTGCACCGGGGAAGACTGCTGTTCAGATTATCAAGCTTGTTAAGGGCATGAAAAAAACCGGCATTGATGTTTTAATTACGCGCACCGACCTAAAAATATATAAGATGGTTAAAGATAAATATAAATCGGCAATATATAATCCCGATGCCCGTATTATTCATATTCCAACCCGAAAGAAAAAAACTGTTTCGGATGATATTATCCTTGTAATCTCCGCCGGAACTTCCGATATACCGGTGGCTGAGGAAGCGGCTATAACCGCTGAAGTAATGGGAAATAAAGTAACAAGGATTTTCGATGTAGGAGTCGCCGGTATTCACCGTTTGCTTGCGCATAAGGCATCATTAGAAAAAGCAAGCGTTATTATTGTTGTTGCCGGAATGGAGGGCGCTTTAGCCTCGGTAGTCGGCGGTTTAACTGATGTGCCGGTAATCGCTGTGCCCACATCGATTGGTTACGGGGCATCGTTTAACGGCATATCGGCATTGCTTGGAATGCTTAATTCATGCGTACCGGGCGTAGTTGTGGTAAATATCGACAATGGCTTTGGCGCGGCGTGCGCAGCTAATTTGATTATTAAAAAGAAGAAGTGA